A genomic segment from Barrientosiimonas humi encodes:
- the coxB gene encoding cytochrome c oxidase subunit II → MSRPLDRSSRPAVRRRVGAAGLAGLTALLLTGCSETVKRGFLPKGVTENSDDITFFWNATWLWALAVGVLTWGLMFWCLARYRAKKGDNTLPPQMQYNVPLEILYTVVPVFMVAVLFGKTVELEEKLLDTSQKPDVTVNVVGKQWSWDFNYIEARTYDSGVQAELTGKPGVEETLPTMYLPVNKRVEFVLTSRDVIHSFWVPQFLQKLDMVPGRVNRFQVTPTETGTFTGKCAELCGAYHSEMLFQVKVVPQAEYDRQMATFRDRGQTGFLSNSLNRSGIEQGQQQYLPPGVRESDVREEEGN, encoded by the coding sequence GTGAGCCGCCCTCTCGACCGTTCGTCTCGACCGGCGGTGCGACGCCGGGTCGGCGCTGCTGGTCTCGCCGGACTGACGGCTCTGCTGCTGACCGGTTGTAGCGAGACGGTGAAGCGGGGCTTCCTGCCCAAGGGCGTCACCGAGAACAGCGACGACATCACCTTCTTCTGGAACGCCACCTGGCTGTGGGCGCTCGCCGTCGGCGTGCTCACCTGGGGCCTGATGTTCTGGTGCCTCGCGCGCTACCGCGCGAAGAAGGGTGACAACACCCTGCCGCCGCAGATGCAGTACAACGTGCCCCTGGAGATCCTCTACACCGTCGTCCCGGTGTTCATGGTCGCGGTGCTCTTCGGCAAGACCGTCGAGCTCGAGGAGAAGCTGCTCGACACCTCCCAGAAGCCCGACGTCACCGTCAACGTGGTCGGCAAGCAGTGGAGCTGGGACTTCAACTACATCGAGGCCCGCACGTACGACTCGGGCGTCCAGGCCGAGCTGACCGGCAAGCCGGGCGTCGAGGAGACCCTCCCGACGATGTACCTCCCGGTGAACAAGCGGGTGGAGTTCGTGCTGACCTCGCGCGACGTCATCCACTCCTTCTGGGTGCCGCAGTTCCTGCAGAAGCTCGACATGGTGCCCGGTCGGGTGAACCGCTTCCAGGTCACCCCGACCGAGACTGGAACCTTCACGGGCAAGTGCGCCGAGCTGTGCGGCGCCTACCACAGCGAGATGCTCTTCCAGGTGAAGGTCGTCCCGCAGGCCGAGTACGACCGCCAGATGGCCACCTTCCGTGACCGCGGCCAGACCGGCTTCCTCAGCAACAGCCTCAACCGCTCGGGCATCGAGCAGGGGCAGCAGCAGTACCTCCCGCCGGGCGTGCGGGAGTCCGACGTGCGGGAAGAGGAGGGCAACTGA
- the aat gene encoding leucyl/phenylalanyl-tRNA--protein transferase, which translates to MVEPPPSIWNLAAAPLREGEEVVAVGGDLEPGTLLEAYRHGLFPMGLGRHGTRPIGWWSPIRRGVLLPGDLHVSRSLRRSARQFRISVDEAFGAVLSGCADPAREGRWITPEIAEAYVRLHELGWAHSVEVWQGERLVGGVYGVAVGGLFAGESMFHRVTDASKVALWALTELCFADGAADRLIDVQWQTAHLASLGIREISRADYLTRLSRALVLPLPATLATTAG; encoded by the coding sequence ATGGTCGAACCGCCGCCCTCGATCTGGAACCTCGCCGCGGCACCTCTGCGCGAGGGCGAGGAGGTCGTGGCCGTCGGCGGAGACCTGGAGCCCGGCACGCTGCTCGAGGCCTATCGCCACGGGCTGTTCCCGATGGGGCTCGGCCGGCACGGCACCCGGCCCATCGGCTGGTGGAGCCCGATCCGCCGCGGCGTGCTGCTGCCCGGCGACCTGCACGTCAGCCGTTCGCTGCGCCGCTCGGCCCGGCAGTTCCGGATCAGCGTCGACGAGGCGTTCGGGGCGGTGCTGTCCGGCTGTGCCGACCCCGCGCGCGAGGGGCGCTGGATCACGCCCGAGATCGCGGAGGCGTACGTCCGTCTGCACGAGCTGGGCTGGGCCCACTCGGTCGAGGTCTGGCAGGGGGAGCGCCTGGTCGGCGGGGTCTACGGCGTCGCCGTCGGCGGGCTGTTCGCGGGGGAGTCGATGTTCCACCGGGTGACCGACGCCTCGAAGGTCGCGCTGTGGGCGCTGACCGAGCTGTGCTTCGCCGACGGGGCCGCCGACCGGCTGATCGACGTGCAGTGGCAGACCGCCCATCTGGCCTCGCTGGGCATCCGCGAGATCTCCCGCGCGGACTACCTCACCCGGCTGTCGCGGGCCCTGGTGCTGCCCCTCCCCGCGACCCTCGCGACGACGGCGGGGTGA
- a CDS encoding HesB/IscA family protein translates to MSVETNTPTTSTGTQEKTHGVELTPVAATKVKSLLEQEGRDDLRLRVGVQPGGCSGLIYQLYFDERTLDGDLTRDFDGVEVVVDRMSSPYLEGATIDFADTIEKQGFTIDNPNAGSSCACGDSFS, encoded by the coding sequence ATGAGCGTCGAGACCAACACCCCGACCACCAGCACCGGCACCCAGGAGAAGACCCACGGCGTCGAGCTCACCCCGGTGGCCGCGACCAAGGTCAAGAGCCTCCTCGAGCAGGAGGGCCGCGACGACCTGCGGCTGCGCGTCGGTGTGCAGCCCGGTGGCTGCTCCGGCCTGATCTACCAGCTCTACTTCGACGAGCGCACGCTCGACGGCGACCTGACGCGCGACTTCGACGGGGTCGAGGTCGTTGTCGACCGGATGAGCAGCCCCTACCTCGAGGGCGCGACGATCGACTTCGCCGACACCATCGAGAAGCAGGGCTTCACGATCGACAACCCCAACGCGGGCTCGTCCTGCGCCTGCGGCGACTCGTTCTCCTGA
- a CDS encoding carbohydrate kinase family protein — MKIAVTGSIATDHLMTFRGRFADSLVVEQLDKISLSFLADGLQIHRGGVAANIAFGMARLGRTPVLVGAVGEDFTDYRSWLERHGVDCESVLVSQTQHTARFVCTTDDDMAQIATFYPGAMSEAREIELAPVATRVGGLDLVMVGPNDPEAMRRHTEECRTRGIPFVADPSQQLAFADGPFIRNLVEGADYLFTNEYEAELTEQKTGWTADDILDRVGTRIVTRGKDGASILRKGEPTIEVPIADQVTAVDPTGVGDGFRAGFFTGLTWGLDLQRCAQVGSTLAAYVVSTVGTQEYHLTHADFLARLREAYGDEAADEVAPHLSPA, encoded by the coding sequence GTGAAGATCGCCGTGACCGGATCCATCGCCACCGACCACCTGATGACCTTCCGCGGGCGGTTCGCCGACTCGCTCGTCGTCGAGCAGCTCGACAAGATCTCGCTGTCCTTCCTCGCCGACGGCCTGCAGATCCACCGCGGGGGAGTCGCGGCCAACATCGCGTTCGGGATGGCCCGGCTGGGGCGTACGCCCGTGCTCGTCGGCGCGGTCGGCGAGGACTTCACCGACTACCGCTCCTGGCTGGAGCGGCACGGCGTCGACTGCGAGTCGGTGCTGGTCTCCCAGACCCAGCACACCGCCCGGTTCGTGTGCACCACCGACGACGACATGGCCCAGATCGCCACGTTCTACCCCGGCGCGATGTCCGAGGCCCGCGAGATCGAGCTGGCGCCGGTCGCGACCCGCGTCGGCGGGCTCGACCTGGTGATGGTCGGCCCGAACGACCCCGAGGCCATGCGTCGCCACACCGAGGAGTGCCGCACCCGCGGCATCCCGTTCGTCGCCGACCCCTCCCAGCAGCTGGCGTTCGCCGACGGCCCGTTCATCCGCAACCTCGTGGAGGGCGCGGACTACCTGTTCACCAACGAGTACGAGGCCGAGCTCACCGAGCAGAAGACCGGCTGGACCGCCGACGACATCCTCGACCGCGTCGGCACCCGCATCGTCACCCGCGGCAAGGACGGCGCGAGCATCCTGCGCAAGGGCGAGCCGACGATCGAGGTGCCGATCGCCGACCAGGTCACCGCCGTCGACCCCACCGGCGTCGGCGACGGGTTCCGGGCCGGGTTCTTCACCGGCCTGACCTGGGGCCTGGACCTGCAGCGCTGCGCCCAGGTCGGGTCCACGCTCGCGGCGTACGTCGTGTCCACCGTCGGCACGCAGGAGTACCACCTCACCCACGCCGACTTCCTCGCGCGGCTGCGCGAGGCCTACGGCGACGAGGCCGCCGACGAGGTCGCGCCGCACCTGAGCCCGGCATAG
- the ctaD gene encoding cytochrome c oxidase subunit I, with the protein MATTTTHRPGAAGDTPQQPTRSQRNMGRTIVKWMTSTDHKVIGNLYFITSFIFFLVGGVMALIIRAELFAPGMNVVETKEQFNQLFTMHGTVMLLLFATPLFAGFANALMPLQIGAPDVAFPRLNMFAYWLYLFGALITVSGFLTPQGAAAFGWFAYTPLSDTMFSPGLGGNLWVFGLGLAGFGTILGSVNFITTIICMRAPGMTMFRMPVFTWTLLITSLLAIIVFPVLAAAMFGLGADRVLGAHVYAVENGGAMLWQHLFWFFGHPEVYIIALPFFGIISEVIPVFSRKPIFGYKTLVFATIAIAALSVSVWAHHMYATGAVLLPFFAVMTMLIAVPTGVKFFNWIGTMWQGKITFDTPMIWAFGFLVTFLFGGLTGVILASPPLDFHLTDTYFVVAHFHYVVFGTVVFAMFAGWYFWWPKLTGRMLDEKLGKIHFWMLFIGFHMTFLIQHWLGVVGMPRRYADYMPEDGFTWMNQLSTVGSFLLGASMTPFLYNVWKTWRTAPMVESDDPWGYGMSLEWATSSPPPRHNFDSIPRIRSERPAFDLHHPEAAPTSVRPAPDTLAKVLGPADHGSQTMGGDRPEDKENSKR; encoded by the coding sequence ATGGCCACCACGACCACCCACCGACCGGGCGCCGCGGGTGACACCCCGCAGCAGCCCACGCGCAGCCAGCGCAACATGGGCCGCACCATCGTCAAGTGGATGACGTCGACCGACCACAAGGTCATCGGCAACCTGTACTTCATCACCTCGTTCATCTTCTTCCTGGTCGGCGGTGTCATGGCGCTGATCATCCGCGCCGAGCTGTTCGCGCCGGGGATGAACGTCGTGGAGACCAAGGAGCAGTTCAACCAGCTGTTCACCATGCACGGCACGGTCATGCTGCTGCTGTTCGCGACCCCGCTGTTCGCCGGGTTCGCCAACGCGCTGATGCCGCTGCAGATCGGTGCGCCCGACGTGGCGTTCCCGCGGCTGAACATGTTCGCCTACTGGCTCTACCTGTTCGGCGCGCTGATCACCGTCTCGGGCTTCCTGACCCCGCAGGGCGCGGCCGCCTTCGGCTGGTTCGCCTACACGCCGCTGTCCGACACCATGTTCAGCCCCGGGCTCGGCGGCAACCTGTGGGTGTTCGGTCTGGGCCTCGCGGGCTTCGGCACGATCCTCGGCTCGGTCAACTTCATCACCACGATCATCTGCATGCGCGCACCGGGCATGACCATGTTCCGCATGCCGGTGTTCACCTGGACGCTGCTGATCACCTCGCTGCTGGCGATCATCGTCTTCCCGGTGCTGGCCGCCGCGATGTTCGGCCTGGGTGCCGACCGCGTGCTGGGCGCGCACGTCTACGCCGTCGAGAACGGCGGGGCGATGCTGTGGCAGCACCTGTTCTGGTTCTTCGGTCACCCCGAGGTCTACATCATCGCGCTGCCGTTCTTCGGGATCATCTCCGAGGTCATCCCGGTGTTCTCGCGCAAGCCGATCTTCGGCTACAAGACCCTGGTCTTCGCGACCATCGCGATCGCGGCGCTGTCGGTCAGCGTGTGGGCCCACCACATGTACGCCACCGGCGCGGTCCTGCTGCCCTTCTTCGCCGTCATGACCATGCTCATCGCGGTGCCGACCGGTGTGAAGTTCTTCAACTGGATCGGCACGATGTGGCAGGGCAAGATCACCTTCGACACCCCGATGATCTGGGCGTTCGGCTTCCTGGTGACCTTCCTGTTCGGTGGTCTGACCGGCGTCATCCTGGCCAGCCCGCCGCTGGACTTCCACCTCACCGACACCTACTTCGTGGTGGCGCACTTCCACTACGTGGTGTTCGGCACCGTCGTGTTCGCGATGTTCGCCGGGTGGTACTTCTGGTGGCCCAAGCTCACCGGCCGGATGCTCGACGAGAAGCTGGGCAAGATCCACTTCTGGATGCTGTTCATCGGCTTCCACATGACGTTCCTCATCCAGCACTGGCTGGGTGTGGTGGGCATGCCGCGGCGCTACGCCGACTACATGCCCGAGGACGGCTTCACCTGGATGAACCAGCTGTCGACCGTCGGGTCGTTCCTGCTGGGCGCCTCGATGACCCCGTTCCTGTACAACGTCTGGAAGACCTGGCGCACGGCTCCGATGGTCGAGTCCGACGACCCGTGGGGTTACGGCATGTCGCTGGAGTGGGCCACCTCGTCCCCGCCGCCGCGGCACAACTTCGACTCCATCCCGCGCATCCGGTCCGAGCGTCCCGCGTTCGACCTGCACCACCCGGAGGCAGCGCCCACCTCGGTGCGGCCCGCCCCTGACACGTTGGCCAAGGTGCTCGGCCCGGCCGACCACGGCTCTCAGACGATGGGCGGCGACCGTCCGGAGGACAAGGAGAACTCCAAGCGATGA